CATCCCCGGGCCGCCGGGCGGGCCGCCAACCGTGGCCGCCGGCTGGCGGATTTGTCACGCAACTGTCACAGGTCCGCGCGGTGACCGCCGCACCGGCCCGGCACGGTGGTGGGCGACCGGGTCCGCGAGGAAAGGGGTACGACCGTGACGACGCCGTTGGCGCCCGCGGGGTGCACGCTGCCGCTGGTCGAGGTGTGCGTCACCGAGTTCGACCTGGCCTGCCTGCCGGAGACGGGCGCCGTGTTCGACCGGCTGCTGGCCCTGCGTCCCGCGCAGGTGGTGGTGGACCTGTCCCGCTGCCGGCACGTCGACGCCGCCGCGATCGGCCTGCTGCTGGACGTGCACCGGCGGCTGGCGCGGGCCGACGGGACGCTCACCGTCCGGGACCCGAACCCGCGGATCCGGCGCATCCTGCAGACCGCCCGCCTGGACCAGGTCCTACCGGTGGTGACCGGCACCGCACCGGCCGGCGACCCGGCGGTACCACCCGCGCGGCCGGTGCCGGCCGCCTGCGGCAGGGCCGCGGTCGCCACCCCGCACTGACCCGCCGGACAGCGGCGGTACCGGCAGCTCCGGCGCAGGAGGCAGCATGAGCGTCCACGGCCTGATCAGCGCCCTCGTCGTCGGCCTCGTCGTGGGTGCCCTCGGCCGGCTCGTCATGCCCGGCCGGCGGGGCATCCCGGTGTGGCTCACCCCGGCGGTCGGCACCGTCGCGGCACTGCTCGGCAGTGTCGCCGCCCGGCTCGCCGGCCTCGGCGCCACCGGGTTCGGCGTCCCGGACCTGCTCGTCCAGATCGGCGTCGCCGGCGTCGGGGTGGTGCTCGTCGCCGCCACCACCGGCCGGGACCGCTCGCCCACCGGTTGAACCACGGACACCCGGGTCGAACCCGACCGGGTGTCGTCGCCCGGCACACCCGCCGGGCACGGAGGAAGGACCAGCACATGACCGTCGTCCCGGACGACCACCTGATGACCCTGATCTGCGACAGCTGCGGCGAGACGGTCACCGCGACCGCCTGCGTGCTCCCGGACGCGGAGGTCGTCTGGACGCTGGTGTCCGAGCACGGGTGGAGCGGTTCCCCGTTCGCCACCGGCCCGCACCGCTGCCCCCACTGCAGTCTGCTGCCCCCGTCCGGCGGCGGCCCCACCCGGTGCGACGGGCACGGGCCCGGCGGCATCCTCGGCATCGACCATCTCGACGACGCGACCGTCATCACCGCTACCGGCGACCTCGACCTGGACACCGGCGACACGCTGCGCACCGCGCTGCGCCACGCCGCCGAGACGGGCCGGCACGTCGTGGTGGACCTGGGGGGCGTGCACGTCATCGACTCCACCGGCCTGGGCCTGCTCGTCCGCGCGCACCAGGACGCCCGCGAGCGGGGCGTCACGCTCTGCCTCGCCGCGCCGTCGCGGTTCATCCGTACGGTCCTGCACACGATGCGCCTGGACGGGGTCTTCCCGGTCTTCGACAGCCGTACCGACGCCCTGGCCCACCTGGCCACCGGCGACCCGACGCCGCCCACCACGACGCTGTCGTACGCCGGCTCGTGACCGTCGTGTCCCGTCAACCCAGCGAGAGGAGAGTTCGGTGCTGATGCCCGGCCAGTTCCCCGAGGAGCACCCCTGGCAGGCCGACCCGTCGCCGCCGCCGGCCGAGCACGACATCCGGATCGCCACGGCCGTCGCCCAGCGGCTCAGCAGCGACTGGACCACCCGCCGTCAGCAGATCGTGGTGAGCGTGCAGAACCGCGTGGTGGTCCTCACCGGCATCGTTGCCGACCCGGAGACCCGGCAGGTCGCCGGGGAGATCGCGTGGGACACCGACGACGTGTTCGACGTCTGCAACGCCCTGCGGCTCTCGCGGCCCCGGCGCTGATCAGCCAGGAGCGGGTCCGAGCGGTCCGGGACCCGCGGTCGCGGCCCGCCACTCGTCGGCCAGCACGGCGAAGACGAGCTGGTCGGCCCACTCGCCCCGGAACCGGTAGCTGCGCACGTGGCGGGCCTCCTGTCGCATGCCGAGCCGGGTCATCAGCCCGGCGGACGCCTCGTTCCCGGCGTGGCACCGGCCATACACCCGGTGCAGCCCGAACTCGTCGAACCCCAGGGCCAGCAGCGCCGTGACGGCCTCCGTGGCCAGCCCCCGGCCGCCGTGGTCGGGGTGGAAGACGTACCCGATCTCGGCCGTGCGGTCGCGCCGGCTGCGCCACACCAGCTCCACGGTCCCGATCACGCCGGCGTCGGTGGCGACCGCCAGCGTCAGGCAGTCGCCCTCCGCGCGCAGCGCGTCCTCGGCCGCCATGGCGAGCACCGACGCCCGGGACTGCTCCCGGGTACGCGGCTCGGCGCCGAGCATCCACCGGACGACGTCGGGCCGGCGCTGCCAGGCGTGCACGTCGTCGAGGTCGCCCAGGGTGACCGGGCGCAGGGTGAGCCGCGCGGTGCGGATCGGGTACGTCGGCCGGAACACCGGCCGAGTCTAGGCAGCGGTGTCCGGTCGCGGGTTCAGCGACGTACCGGCATGGCCAGGGCACGGTCGCACCTGGCCCGGTCCTCGGCCAGGTGGGAGGCGAACACGCAGGTGAGCCCCGGACGCCGGTCCAGCGCGGCCCAGAGCAGCGCCCGCGCCGCGGCGTCCAGGGACCGCCCGGGTTCGTCGAGCAGCACCACCGGCGGGTCGCCGAGCAGGGCACGGGCGACGCTGATCCGGGCCCGCATCCCGGCGGAGCACTGGTTCGCCGGCACCCGGGCGTAGTCGGTGATGCCGAGCTCCTCCTCGACCCGGGCGACGGCCCGGGCGGCCTCCCGGGTGGACAGTCGCATCCGGGCCACCAGCAGCAGATTGTCATGCCCGGAGAGCTGGCCGCAGAGGGTCTGTTCCGGGGCGAGCGCGACGCCGACCAGCCGGCGGGCGGCGGGTGAGCCGGCCGGGCGTCCGGCGACCGTGGCCCGGCCGGCGCTCAGCGCGAGCGTGCCGGCCAGGCAGCGCAGCAGGGTGGTCTTGCCGGCGCCGTTGCCACCGGTCAGCAGCAACCGGGTGCCGGGCGCGACCGCCAGGTCGAGGCCCGAGAAGACCGGGCGTCGCCGGAAGGTTCGCCCGGCACCGTCGAGTCGCAGCATGTCAGGACCGAGTGGACCGCGCGGTCAGATCGATCTCTGGAGGCCGGCCCGACCCTCGGCGTCGTCGACGCCGGGAAAGCCGCCCTGGATCAGCCCGGCCGGCGCGTCGAGCCGACGCAACCGCGGTAGCCGGTAGCCCTGCGGAGCCGACCATGCCGGAGCAATCTTCATCAAATCTCTCATTCGCCAGGAATGCCGACCGTCGCTGGCGTCGGCGGGCACCGGCAGTGAACGGCGGGCGGGACAGGGTGACGGACGCGGTGCCAGCAGGCCACCGACCTGCCAGAACATGATATACCAAGATAGCCCCATTTCAATGCATGTAAGGCTATTTCGCATTCGTTCTTCCCACTGCCGGCAATCGGCCGGGCCCACGGGGTGCCCGTGCCCGCCGTGCACCGTGCCACCACCCGGAAAGGCAGGTCCGATGCCACCCTCGTCCCGCATCCACGCACTGGTGGGATCGGCGCTCCCCGGCCTGCCGGTCGCGACGGTCAAGCCGTGACCACCACCACCGGCGGCCTCGCGCTGCGCTGCCTCGCCCTCGACGCCCTGGCCGTGTCCACCAGCGACCTGCTGCGCCGGCAGGGCGTCGACAGCGTGCTGCTCAAGGGCGCCGGGCTGGCCCGCCGGCTCGGGGTCGACCGGCTCTACGCCGACGTGGACCTGCTCGTCGCACCGCACACCATCACCGCCGCGCAGACCGCCCTGCACGCCGCCGGTTACCGGCCGACACTTCCCCCCGACCTGTACGACGTCGCCGGGCCCTGGCACGAGCAGCCCTGGTCCGCCCCCGGTCCGCTGCCGCTGGCCGTGGACCTGCACCGCGGCTTCGCCGGGGTTGGCGACCCCGACGCGTTGTGGCGGTCGCTGCGCGCCGGTGCGGGGCCCCTCGACCTGGCCGGCGGGCACGTCCTCGTACCGGACGAGTCCGGCGCCGCCCTGCTGGCCGCCCTGCACGCCGCCACCCCCGGCGGCGTCGGCAAACCCGCCCAGGACCTGGCCCGCGCGCTGACGGTCCTGCCCCCGGACGCCTGGGACGCGGCGGGCCGGCTCGCCGCCGACTGCGCCGCCACAGCGGCGTTCACCGTCGGGCTGCGGGTGCTGCCGACCGGCAGGGCGCTCGCGGACCGCCTCGGCCTGCCGACCACCCCGGACCGTCGTCGGCCTGGCTCGCCGCCCGGCTGGCCAGCTCCACCTCGGTCGGCCTGGCCCGCTGGGCGGAACAGTCCGGGCCGGGGCACCGCCTCCGCTTCCTCGCCCGGCTGATGGTGCCGCCACCGCCCTACCTGCGGCAGCTCGACGCGGGCGCCCGGCACGGCCGGTGGGGCCTGCTGCGGGCGTACGTCCGGCGGGCCGGCCGGCACGTCCGGGGCCTGCCCCGGGCGCTGCAGGAGCTGCGGACGGCGCGGCGGCGGCAGCATGACTGACCGGTTGCGGGCCCTGGCCCGGCTGACCCGCCGGCACGGGCCGCTCGGCCTGGCCCTGGCGGCCTGGACGATGCTGGCCTGCCGACGGGTACGCCGCCAGCTCGCCCGGGGCGGGCTGGACGCGGTACGTCTCTCCGCGCCCCCACCCGGCGGCACCGACACCCTGGTCCGACACGCGCTGCGCCGCAGCGGCGGCAACTGCCTGGAGAGTGCGCTGGTGCGGCAGCGCTGGTTCGCCCGGCACGGGGTGACCCGGACCGTGGTGATCGGGGTCAGCGGGCCCGGCGCCGGCTTCCACGCCCACGCCTGGCTCGACGGCGACCCTGACCCGCACCGGCACGAGCTGGCGGAGATCCTGCGGCGGCCGGCGCCGCCCTCCTGGCTGCCCTGACCGGACCGCCGCCCCGCCGCCGCGCCGGGCCCGCCGGCGACACGGCTGTCAGCGGCGTTCGAGCAGGTCGGCGGCCTCCAGCTCGGCGAGGAAGGCGTGCACGTCGGCGACGGCGCGCTCCGGATCGACCGGTTCCCGCCCGGCCAGCACCCCCGCCAGCTCCCCGACGGTGGCCCCCGCCACCAGGTACGGCCAGAGCAGCGCGGCCGAGCGGTCCAACGCGAAGTAGACCGACTGCCGGACGTCCAGCAGCACCGCCTCGTCGCCCGCCGCCCGCCAGGCCACCCGGTCGTCCCGGACCCGGTAGACGGTCGAAGTGTCGGTGTTCATCTCGGTTCCTCCTGAGTAGGTCGTCGCGGTGCCGCCGGCCAGTTCTGCTGCGCCCGTCCCCTCACCGGGAGTGCTCGCCGGCACCGACGAGGAGGCGAGCGACATCAGTCACGGGTGAGCACCCCCCGGCGCCGGCCGAGCCACAGCGCACGATCGAAGATCCAGGCGGACAACGGCAGCAGTACGGCGGTGATCCCGGCCAGTACCGCGGCCGCGCCCCGCCAACCGCCCCCGCCGAGCGCGTGCCGCAGCCCGTCCAGCGCGATACGGGTCGGCAGCACCGCGCACACCGGGTGCAGGACGTGCGGCAGCACCGACGGCGGGAAGTACGTGCCGGACAGGAACGACAGGGCCACCACCAGCAGCCGGGCGGCGGGATCGCCGTACCCGACCGCGACCCCGATCCCCATCAGCAGCACGCAGAACGGCAGCGTGCACAGGGCCGTGAGAGCCAGCATGACCGCCACCCCGGGCCAGTCGGCGTGGCCGACGTGCAGGCCGAAGAAGCCGGCCAGCACGGCCAGATAGAGCGCGGCGCGCACCAGCGCGAAGGCAAACGGGTAGCCGGCCAGTCCCAGCCCGACCGACCAGGCCGGCACCGGCTGCGCGGCAAGGAGTTCCAGGGTCCCGTCCCGCTGCTCGGTGACCACCCGGGCGACCACCTGCAGGGTGGCGGCCTGGAGCACCAGCAGGAAGACGATGCCCACCGCGACGAAGTCGAAATAGCTGGCCGCCCGCTCCAGGCCGCCGGCCGGTACGGGCGTGAGCACCCGGGACACGAACAGGAAGACCAGCAGGTTGAGCAGCCCGAAGAGCAGGTCCAGCAGAAACGACAGGCGCAGCCCGCGTCGCTCGGTCAGGTCCCGGCGCAGCAGCGCCAGCAGCCCCCGCCCGCCGGCCCGCCACTGCGACGGCGCCCCGCCGGGCGTACGACGGTCGCCGTTCTCCGCGACGCGCACCCCGGGAGGGCCCGCGAGCAGCACGTCGATGCCGGACGGCTCCGCCCCCGGCCGTCCGGCGGCAGCGCCGCCGCCCGCCGGCAGCCCGTCGAATCCCCGCATGCGCGCCTCCTCCCATCGGTTAACGCGCCTGCGGCCGATACGGCACTCCCGGCAGACATCCGATGCGGGCCGGCGGGCTAGCGTGGGCGGCACGAACGACCCTGGAAGGGCAGCCGTGGGTGGTCTCGACGAGGCGGCGTCGGTCTTCACCGGGGTGCGACCGCGCCTGTTCGGGATCGTGTACGCCAGCTCGTGGGTGATGATCTCGTGACGCTGAGTCAATTGTGTGTCCCCTTTGGGGCTGTTGCTGGCGATAGGTGCTGTCAAGGCGTAACGTCTATGGACTCCTGTCCATACGGTGGATAGCATTCGAAGTAATTGTTGCTGAGCAATCAATCCAACGGGGGTTCACATGATTGCGCTGACCGGCAGTTGTCCGCCGTCCGCGGTGGCACAGGGGTGACAATCTTCTGCTCATTGCGGTGCCCCTCTTCCCGCTCGCCCTTCTGATACCGGTCCCTGGCAACGCCGCCCATCGGATCAATCACGATCTGGCCGTGCCAGTCGATTCCCCTCCTGGTCCGGGGACGGCTCCGCCTGCCGTCCGCTCGGACGATCATTCGCCGGTCTGATCTCTGGCCGTTCATCGGCGCCCGCTCGTCCGGGCGCCGATCACACCTGTCCTGAGCTGGGTCATTCCGGTTCGGTGTGCAGTTTTTCGGCATGGCTTCACGCCAGTGGAAACACGTCCGCTGGAGTCGTACGAGGAGTGTTGATGGGTCAACGCAAAGCAGCCGTGGTCATAGCCTCCGCGCTATTGGCTGCATCGGTGCTGGTGATTCCGACAGGTGGTTCGGCAATCGCCGCTCCGTCCGGCGGCAAGGACAGGGTGGGAAAGCCTGTAGTGTCGCCGAAATCGAAGTCCTCGGTGTGGTTGTTCGACACGCCGCACACGTCCTCGTCGCGTACCACCCTCCTGGCCGGGGCGGCGCCGTCGGTGCCGAAGGGCACCGGGCCGGTACGCAACGCCACCCAGCTGTCGTTCTCGTTGAGCGACCGTCTGCAGGCGAAGGTGAACGTCGGTTCGGGCAACCTGATGCTGAGCAGCACCGAGCTCACGCTGCCCGGCATAGCGGGGAACGTCACCATCGGCGCGACCTTCAACAGCCTGCTGCTGGGAAGCGACCTGGCCACGGGCGCCCACGGCGCCGGGTGGCGCACGCGCGCCGGTCAGGACGTCAAGCTCTACCCGGCCGACGACGGCTCGGTGACGTACGCGGCCGCCGACGGTGTGGTCGGCAAGTTCACCGCTTCCGGCTCCGGCTATGCCGCCCCGAGTGAGTTCAAGGCCACCTTGGCGCACAACGGAACGGGCTGGAAGCTCACCGAGCACGACAGCGGGAAAGAGCTGTTCTTCGGCTCCGACGGCCTGCTCGACAAGACCGAGGACCGCAACGACAACGTCACCGATGTCGCCTACAGCGGCGGGCAGATGACCGGCATCACCTCCGACCGCGGCCCCACCTCGGCGCGTACGGCGGCGGCGACCTGGACGGCCGGGAAGATCGGGAAGTACCGGCAGACCGCCAGCGACGGCAGCTGGCGTGAGGTGTCGTACGCCTACGACAGCAGCGGCCGCCTGCAGACGATCCAGTCGGCCACCTGGCGCAAGGTGATGTTCGAGTACGACGCCGCCGGTGACCTGACGAAGATCACCACGAAGGACAACACCTTCGTCACCCTGACCTACGACGGCCAGCACCGGGTCACCTCGCTGACCCAGGTCACCGACAACGCCACGATGCAGGGCTCCACGACCCGCCTGGCGTATCCCACCTCCACCCAGACGCTGGTCGCCGACGCGCGGCAGGACATCTCGCTGGCCGTCTCGGCGGTGCCCCACACCACCTACAACCTGAACAGCGACAAGCGGGTCACCGAGGCGATCGATCCGGCCGGCAACAGCCAGAGCAAGACCTACACGCCGTTCAGCGACGTGAAGACCTCCATCAGCCCGGAGAACTCCACGGTCACCAACACCTTCGGCGCGAACGCCGGTGAGTCGATGACCAAGTCGGAGTCGCCGACCGGCGCCAGCGCCTCCGCCGCGTACGCCAATGCCGCCACGTCGACCAACCCGACGGCGAACTTCCAGCCGTCGTCGTCGATCGACACCCAGAGCAACAGCTCGACCTACACCTACAACGGCGCCGGCAACCGCACCTCGACAGCCGACGCCCTCGCGGCGAAGGCCGACGTCGACTACAACACCGATGGCACCGTCAAGACGTCGACCGACCCGGCCAACACCGGCAACCCCACCAACTACAGCTACGACGGCAGCAAGCAGCTCACCACGGTCACCCCGCCGACCGGCAACGGCCTGGCGACCAAGACCATGACGTACGACCCGTACGGCCGGCTCAGGACCGTGGACGACGGCTGCACCACCACCTACACCTACAGCCTCGACGACCGGATCTCTGAGATCGCCTACTCCGGCTGCGGTACGCAGCCCTCGGTGACCTTCGACTACGGCGGCACCGGGAACCTGCTCACCCGCACCGACGCCACCGGCACCACCACCTGGTCGTACGACAACCTCAACCGGCTGCGCGAGCGGAACAACCCCGGCGGTGGGATCCTCAAGTACGTGCCGGACCCGGTGGGCAACCTCGAGCAGCTGACCGACGGTCGGGGCACCACGAGGTACTACTACAACTCGCGGAACTGGCTGGTCCGGATGGACACCGCCGGGGGCACACGCTACAACTTCCAGTACGACAAGGACGGCAACCGTACCTACACGTACTTCGCCGCCAACGACGTCAACAGCGTCTACGCCCTGCGGATCAAGACCACGTACGACAAGTCGAACCGGCCGACCCGGATCACCGCCACCCGCAACTCGGCGAGCCCGGCCACGGTCTTCGACGTCACCTACTGCCACGCGAACTATGTCTCCGGCTCGCCCTGCTCCACTCTGAAGACCGACGACACCGGCCTGCGGCAGTGGCAGAAGGACGAGGTGACCGCTGCGGTCAGCCAGTTCAGCTACGACAAGGCCAACCGGCTCACCAAGGCCACCAACTACAACGGCAAGACCTACGACTACGCCTACAACAGCAACGGCAACCGCACCAGTGTCAAGGTCGACGGCACCACCACCCAGACCCTGACCTACAACACGGCCAACCAGGTCACCACCACCAACAACACCTACGACGGCCGCGGCAACCAGACCCGCAGCAGCTCGCCGTCGGTGAACCCGATGACCTACAACTCGGTCAAGCAGATGACCGGGGCCAACAGCGGCACCTACTCCTACGCCGGCGCCGACCAGGTGGAGCTGGTGCAGAACGCCTCGGCCACCATGCAGTACGGCATGGAGGACCAGAACGGGATGGCGTGGCTGCAGTCCTGGACGGCGAACGGGTCGACGGCGTACGTCGAGCGGGACGGCATCGGTACCCCGCTGGGCCTGCGGCTCGGCTCCACCGACTACGCCTATGTGCTGGACGCGCTGGGCTCACCGGTGGCGATCGTCAAGGCCGACGGCACCGTCTCGGCCACCTACCGCTACGACCCGTACGGCAACGGCACCACCACTGACGAGTACAACCTCGGCCAGACGAACCTGATCCGGTACACCGGTGGGACGTACGACCTGACCACCGGGTTCACCAAGCTCGGGCAGCGGTGGTACAACCCTGCGCAGGGACGCTTCACGCAGTCGGACAGCCTGAGCTTCATCGGTAGTCCGGAGCACGGTAACCGGTACGCGTACGCCGGCGACAGCCCGGTCAACTACATCGATCCAACCGGCCTGAGCTGGAAGGCGGCACTTGCCGGTACCCTGATCGGCGGAATTGCCGGCATGGCCGCGTGGGGTCTGTCGGGCGGCAACCCTGTCATCGCAGGTGCGGTGGGCGGCGGCGTCGGCGGATTCGCGCAGTCAGCTATCGGCGATTACGAGGACGGGGAGCCGGTCGACTGGGGCAACGCCCTTGCTGAAGGAGCGATCGGCGCGGCGGGTGGCGCCGCCCTCGGCTTCCTCCAGAGCCTGCCGCCCAAGCCGACTCTGTGAAAGCGGAGGTGAGGGCGGCGGGACCGCCCTCACCTCCTGGCCATGTCGAGAAAACAGGAGTGACCGCATTGCCCTTCGCCCGGCTACCATCGCCAAAAAAGATGAGCATCGCTGAGAGCAGCTACTGGTATCTGACATGCGTTTCACCCTGGATCGTCGCCTGGTCGGGCTACGAGTTGATCTCGGGTGAACGCAGAGATGCCCTACCGTGGA
The Micromonospora sp. R77 DNA segment above includes these coding regions:
- a CDS encoding nucleotidyltransferase family protein, producing the protein MTTTTGGLALRCLALDALAVSTSDLLRRQGVDSVLLKGAGLARRLGVDRLYADVDLLVAPHTITAAQTALHAAGYRPTLPPDLYDVAGPWHEQPWSAPGPLPLAVDLHRGFAGVGDPDALWRSLRAGAGPLDLAGGHVLVPDESGAALLAALHAATPGGVGKPAQDLARALTVLPPDAWDAAGRLAADCAATAAFTVGLRVLPTGRALADRLGLPTTPDRRRPGSPPGWPAPPRSAWPAGRNSPGRGTASASSPG
- a CDS encoding lasso peptide biosynthesis protein codes for the protein MTDRLRALARLTRRHGPLGLALAAWTMLACRRVRRQLARGGLDAVRLSAPPPGGTDTLVRHALRRSGGNCLESALVRQRWFARHGVTRTVVIGVSGPGAGFHAHAWLDGDPDPHRHELAEILRRPAPPSWLP
- a CDS encoding BON domain-containing protein, with protein sequence MLMPGQFPEEHPWQADPSPPPAEHDIRIATAVAQRLSSDWTTRRQQIVVSVQNRVVVLTGIVADPETRQVAGEIAWDTDDVFDVCNALRLSRPRR
- a CDS encoding STAS domain-containing protein, with the translated sequence MTTPLAPAGCTLPLVEVCVTEFDLACLPETGAVFDRLLALRPAQVVVDLSRCRHVDAAAIGLLLDVHRRLARADGTLTVRDPNPRIRRILQTARLDQVLPVVTGTAPAGDPAVPPARPVPAACGRAAVATPH
- a CDS encoding ABC transporter permease, with the translated sequence MRGFDGLPAGGGAAAGRPGAEPSGIDVLLAGPPGVRVAENGDRRTPGGAPSQWRAGGRGLLALLRRDLTERRGLRLSFLLDLLFGLLNLLVFLFVSRVLTPVPAGGLERAASYFDFVAVGIVFLLVLQAATLQVVARVVTEQRDGTLELLAAQPVPAWSVGLGLAGYPFAFALVRAALYLAVLAGFFGLHVGHADWPGVAVMLALTALCTLPFCVLLMGIGVAVGYGDPAARLLVVALSFLSGTYFPPSVLPHVLHPVCAVLPTRIALDGLRHALGGGGWRGAAAVLAGITAVLLPLSAWIFDRALWLGRRRGVLTRD
- a CDS encoding GNAT family N-acetyltransferase — translated: MFRPTYPIRTARLTLRPVTLGDLDDVHAWQRRPDVVRWMLGAEPRTREQSRASVLAMAAEDALRAEGDCLTLAVATDAGVIGTVELVWRSRRDRTAEIGYVFHPDHGGRGLATEAVTALLALGFDEFGLHRVYGRCHAGNEASAGLMTRLGMRQEARHVRSYRFRGEWADQLVFAVLADEWRAATAGPGPLGPAPG
- a CDS encoding PqqD family protein translates to MNTDTSTVYRVRDDRVAWRAAGDEAVLLDVRQSVYFALDRSAALLWPYLVAGATVGELAGVLAGREPVDPERAVADVHAFLAELEAADLLERR
- a CDS encoding RHS repeat-associated core domain-containing protein — protein: MLSSTELTLPGIAGNVTIGATFNSLLLGSDLATGAHGAGWRTRAGQDVKLYPADDGSVTYAAADGVVGKFTASGSGYAAPSEFKATLAHNGTGWKLTEHDSGKELFFGSDGLLDKTEDRNDNVTDVAYSGGQMTGITSDRGPTSARTAAATWTAGKIGKYRQTASDGSWREVSYAYDSSGRLQTIQSATWRKVMFEYDAAGDLTKITTKDNTFVTLTYDGQHRVTSLTQVTDNATMQGSTTRLAYPTSTQTLVADARQDISLAVSAVPHTTYNLNSDKRVTEAIDPAGNSQSKTYTPFSDVKTSISPENSTVTNTFGANAGESMTKSESPTGASASAAYANAATSTNPTANFQPSSSIDTQSNSSTYTYNGAGNRTSTADALAAKADVDYNTDGTVKTSTDPANTGNPTNYSYDGSKQLTTVTPPTGNGLATKTMTYDPYGRLRTVDDGCTTTYTYSLDDRISEIAYSGCGTQPSVTFDYGGTGNLLTRTDATGTTTWSYDNLNRLRERNNPGGGILKYVPDPVGNLEQLTDGRGTTRYYYNSRNWLVRMDTAGGTRYNFQYDKDGNRTYTYFAANDVNSVYALRIKTTYDKSNRPTRITATRNSASPATVFDVTYCHANYVSGSPCSTLKTDDTGLRQWQKDEVTAAVSQFSYDKANRLTKATNYNGKTYDYAYNSNGNRTSVKVDGTTTQTLTYNTANQVTTTNNTYDGRGNQTRSSSPSVNPMTYNSVKQMTGANSGTYSYAGADQVELVQNASATMQYGMEDQNGMAWLQSWTANGSTAYVERDGIGTPLGLRLGSTDYAYVLDALGSPVAIVKADGTVSATYRYDPYGNGTTTDEYNLGQTNLIRYTGGTYDLTTGFTKLGQRWYNPAQGRFTQSDSLSFIGSPEHGNRYAYAGDSPVNYIDPTGLSWKAALAGTLIGGIAGMAAWGLSGGNPVIAGAVGGGVGGFAQSAIGDYEDGEPVDWGNALAEGAIGAAGGAALGFLQSLPPKPTL
- a CDS encoding GlsB/YeaQ/YmgE family stress response membrane protein yields the protein MSVHGLISALVVGLVVGALGRLVMPGRRGIPVWLTPAVGTVAALLGSVAARLAGLGATGFGVPDLLVQIGVAGVGVVLVAATTGRDRSPTG
- a CDS encoding STAS domain-containing protein — translated: MTVVPDDHLMTLICDSCGETVTATACVLPDAEVVWTLVSEHGWSGSPFATGPHRCPHCSLLPPSGGGPTRCDGHGPGGILGIDHLDDATVITATGDLDLDTGDTLRTALRHAAETGRHVVVDLGGVHVIDSTGLGLLVRAHQDARERGVTLCLAAPSRFIRTVLHTMRLDGVFPVFDSRTDALAHLATGDPTPPTTTLSYAGS
- a CDS encoding ATP-binding cassette domain-containing protein, encoding MLRLDGAGRTFRRRPVFSGLDLAVAPGTRLLLTGGNGAGKTTLLRCLAGTLALSAGRATVAGRPAGSPAARRLVGVALAPEQTLCGQLSGHDNLLLVARMRLSTREAARAVARVEEELGITDYARVPANQCSAGMRARISVARALLGDPPVVLLDEPGRSLDAAARALLWAALDRRPGLTCVFASHLAEDRARCDRALAMPVRR